The following are from one region of the Oncorhynchus tshawytscha isolate Ot180627B linkage group LG24, Otsh_v2.0, whole genome shotgun sequence genome:
- the zgc:65997 gene encoding C-factor, translating to MAAVALVQGASRGLGLEFCRNILINKAPGALIATCRNPDNAAELMSLVAQHPGKMTVLKLDVNREDDIQRAAEHVKKVFGKVDLMINSSAMLHPSGKGETSLKDVSAQGIISTLTTNTVGPLVMAKYFAPLLQKGSGAFGQQPPEKAKQHSGIIVNITAKVGSIGDNGLGGWYSYRMSKAALNMATRNLSIELGRSRPRVVCVSMHPGTVNTDLSRPYHKNVPKDKLFSTGHSVHCLMSIIDSLNIDKTGKAYNWNGSELPW from the exons ATGGCTGCCGTAGCACTGGTACAGGGTGCGAGTAGGGGTCTGGGACTCGAATTTTGCAGAAATATCTTAATAAACAAAGCCCCAGGAGCATTGATCGCGACATGCAGAAATCCGGACAATGCCGCAGAGTTGATGAGCTTAGTTGCGCAACATCCGGGGAAAATGACAGTTCTGAAATTGGACGTAAACAGAGAAGATGACATCCAACGCGCGGCTGAACATGTTAAAAAGGTATTCGGCAAAGTTGACCTGATGATCAACTCCTCAGCGATGCTTCATCCCTCTGGCAAAGGTGAGACCAGCCTGAAGGATGTTTCTGCACAG GGAATAATCTCAACGTTGACAACAAACACTGTGGGACCATTGGTGATGGCCAAGTACTTCGCTCCGCTATTGCAGAAGGGTAGTGGTGCATTTGGCCAGCAGCCGCCAGAGAAAGCCAAACAACATAGCGGGATCATTGTCAACATCACGGCAAAAGTCGGATCCATTGGTGATAATG gTCTTGGCGGGTGGTACAGCTATAGGATGTCCAAAGCAGCACTCAACATGGCCACGCGTAACCTGTCCATTGAACTGGGGAGGAGCAGGCCCAGAGTGGTGTGCGTGTCCATGCATCCCGGCACAGTGAATACGGATTTGTCTCGTCCCTATCACAAGAATGTGCCCAAGGACAAGCTCTTCAGCACGGGCCACTCCGTGCACTGCCTCATGAGCATTATAGATAGCCTGAATATTGACAAAACAGGGAAAGCCTACAACTGGAATGGTTCAGAACTGCCCTGGTGA